A single region of the Pseudomonas sp. GGS8 genome encodes:
- a CDS encoding DNA polymerase Y family protein encodes MRWVCIVFPQLALDAVLRQRPDPEEPLALLTGPAQRRVLQAVNGSARALGLRPGQSMTAAQALSKGFVTAEYDAAEIEHWQQFLAAWAYRFSSQVSVHYPRAVVFEIESSLGLFGPWPQFEARLRAELTELGFRHRIVAAPNPVAARVLANVYDGLVVPDNDALQHHLGQLPVDRIALEPSVATTLSRMGLRTLSQVQALPRHSLARRFEAQVLKHLDSLFGERRLALAFYLPPDRFDVRIELNFDVQSHQALLFPLRRLTGDLSAFLCGRDSGVQRFDLHLEHAGLPDTVIKVGLLSAERDPAMLFELARGRLEQVKVEAPVRGFRLRAEDLPAFVPQRQELFDDRPQQSLPWEQLRERLRARLGDDAVQGLRFQADHRPECAWQTTVDSQACGGLPAVQRPGWLLTEPQAVHEGSTRILMGPERIESGWWDGDDVRRDYYLIETRSGQQGWAYRAVGEYGPLWLQGWFA; translated from the coding sequence ATGCGCTGGGTTTGCATTGTCTTCCCGCAATTGGCGCTGGACGCGGTACTGCGTCAGCGCCCCGACCCCGAGGAGCCGCTGGCGCTGCTGACCGGCCCGGCCCAGCGTCGGGTGCTGCAGGCGGTCAACGGCTCGGCGCGGGCGCTGGGTTTGCGACCCGGTCAGTCGATGACTGCCGCCCAGGCGCTGAGCAAAGGGTTCGTCACCGCCGAATACGATGCCGCCGAAATCGAACATTGGCAGCAGTTCCTGGCCGCCTGGGCCTATCGGTTCAGCTCCCAGGTCAGCGTGCATTACCCGCGCGCCGTGGTGTTTGAAATCGAATCCAGTCTGGGCTTGTTCGGGCCCTGGCCGCAGTTCGAGGCGCGGCTGCGCGCCGAGCTCACTGAGCTGGGGTTTCGCCATCGGATTGTCGCCGCGCCCAACCCGGTGGCGGCGCGGGTGCTGGCCAACGTTTATGACGGTCTGGTGGTGCCGGACAATGACGCCTTGCAGCATCACCTGGGGCAGTTGCCCGTCGACCGGATCGCCCTGGAGCCCAGCGTTGCCACAACGTTATCGCGCATGGGGCTGCGCACCTTGAGTCAGGTGCAGGCGTTGCCCCGGCATAGTCTGGCCCGGCGTTTCGAGGCCCAGGTGCTCAAGCATCTGGACAGCCTGTTCGGTGAACGGCGGCTGGCGCTGGCGTTTTACCTGCCACCGGACCGTTTCGATGTGCGCATCGAGCTCAACTTCGATGTGCAATCCCATCAGGCATTGTTGTTTCCTTTAAGACGATTGACTGGCGATCTGTCGGCGTTCCTCTGCGGCCGAGACAGCGGTGTGCAACGTTTCGATTTGCACCTGGAGCACGCGGGGTTGCCGGACACCGTGATCAAGGTCGGCCTTCTCAGCGCCGAGCGCGATCCGGCGATGCTGTTCGAACTGGCCCGAGGACGTCTGGAACAAGTCAAGGTCGAGGCGCCGGTGCGCGGTTTTCGTCTGCGCGCTGAAGATCTACCAGCCTTCGTGCCCCAGCGTCAGGAACTGTTCGACGACCGTCCGCAGCAATCCTTGCCCTGGGAGCAACTGCGCGAACGCTTGCGCGCACGGCTGGGGGATGACGCGGTACAGGGCTTGCGCTTCCAGGCCGATCACCGGCCGGAATGCGCGTGGCAGACCACTGTCGACAGCCAGGCCTGCGGGGGGCTGCCTGCGGTGCAACGTCCGGGCTGGTTGCTGACTGAACCGCAGGCGGTACACGAAGGCTCGACGCGCATTCTCATGGGGCCGGAGCGCATCGAGTCCGGCTGGTGGGACGGCGACGACGTGCGCCGCGATTACTACCTGATCGAGACCCGTTCCGGCCAGCAGGGCTGGGC